In Sardina pilchardus chromosome 8, fSarPil1.1, whole genome shotgun sequence, the genomic window TGTGCCCTTTCACATCCACAAAAAAATGGACTAGTCTGCTCTATTTTGTTTAAAGATAATCTGTGTTTATCCAGGATCAACTCTGTGATTATTCACATTGTTTCACATGTAGagcaaaaatacaaaaacaactAGGCTAATCATATTGCAAAACGACTAAACTCATAGCGCTAATGGTAATGTTTGTCAATAATAGGTGTTTAATAGCAACCACCAACCATTGGACCATAGAGACTGGACGGTGACTACCAATCAAATAACAAGGAAGTGTTTTGCGATGCACGCCCATTATTAAGAAACGAAACTAGGCTACTGCGCGTTGGTTTGGCACAGTATTGTAGCTTCGTAAAGTTCTAGTCCTTGTTTGCGCTTCAAAGAAGAATGGCAGACGCGACTCAAAGTAACCTGGACCTTTTTACATGTCCTGTTTGTCTTGATCTCCTTAGGGATccagtcactcttcactgtGGACACAGTTACTGCACGGGCTGCATTAAGGACTGCTGGGATCAGGAAGATCAGAAGGGAGTCTTcagctgcccccagtgcagacAGACGTTCACTCCGAGACCCGTTTTGAACAAAAATAATATCTTTGCAGAGCTTGTGGAGCAGATCAGGAATAGCAGAATTCGACCTGTTGTTCCTGCTCCTGTTGTatgtgctggagctggagatgtGGAGTGTGACGTCTGCACTGGGAGAAAACTCAAAGCTGTGAAGTCCTGTCTGGACTGCCTGTTGTCTTACTGTGAAACTCACTATAAAGTTCACAACGATGTTAATCCTGGACGAAAACACAAGATGGTGGATGCCACTGGTCAGCTACAGGAGAGGATCTGCACCCAACATGAGAAGCCTCTGGAGATATTCTGTCGGACGGACCagagttgtgtttgttttctctgtaTGGTGGATGAACACAAAGGCCATGACACTGTGTCAGCGTCTGCAGGGAGAAAGGAGAAACAGGTAAGGACAGGTGCTGTAGCCTATAACATTGCTATATGGTTTAACTGGTATGAAGCAGGCTAGACTCATCAAGTTAGagagcaaaacaacaacaataagaaCAACAAAGGCATAGAATCCCTTCTCTTAATAGACCCCATTCACGGTTCATGTCAcgtcacaaaacaaaacaaaaaaaagcctactgtaggcctactactttTTTGCGAGTAGCCTACACATTGGGCTTGTCAACCAGATAGCCATATGTCAAGCTAATGAATCTCTGGCCACTTTACTAACGTTGTCTTCTGTTATCAGTTCAGGATCAGACAAACAATCGCCATTAGCTAATTTAACTAATTTATTAAGGTACGGGTTGTGGGTGACAATGACAGTGCACACcttgacagctcaacatgcaGGTCTATTAGCTGCTCCATTTTTCTGACcccatgctgcacacacacccaaactaaGCTCTGGATGTTTACAAATACTGAAGGGGTCTATTGAAGTCATAATACCAGATGGTCACAGTCTGTAATGACAGCCGTCTTAGTATCTCATCGGTAACATTAAAGATCAACACCTTAGTGTTCATGAGCAGTTTGCGCTTGAGGAAATGTCTAACAGGCGTAGCAATTCTATGATAACTGCAGTGTGGATGTGATGCATTTGTTCAACATAGACACACTTGGGAGAGACCCAGAGGAAATGTCAGCAGAGaatcctggagagagagaaggagctgcaggagctgaggaAGGCTGTAGAGACTCTCAAGGTGAGTACTGCTCACAAGAGAGGACTACAGCTGCCGAGATTGGAGCTGGCTGCTGTAGGAGCCATTTTAGGCCTCAGTTAGTGCTCTTGTCCAGTTATGGGACTAGCGCTTTCTCCCAGTTAGGAGTAGTGCTCATTCACTTTCTAGTTCCTCTCAGCCACACTGTGGGTAACAGGCTTTGTGGAAGAGCTGAGTGAGGGCTGCTTCAGATggatcatgtgtctgtgtgtgtctcgttaCGTATTAGAGTtctgcacagacagcagtggaggacaGTGAGAGGGTCTTCACTGAGATGATCCGCTCCATTGAGAGAAGGCGCTCTGAGGTGACAGAGCTGATCAGAGGTCAGGAGAAGGCTGAGGTGAGTCGGGCTGATGAACATCTGGAGCAACTGGAGGAGGAGAttgctgagctgaagaggagaaatgctgagctggagcagctttcacacacagaggaccacATCCATTTCCTCAAGGTAACTGCTGATAGGTTATGAGGGCACAGAATGTGCTGATGGCATTAATTTACCTTATTAAGGACTCTAACAGACCCCTTGACCTTTCAGATCTGtaatgaatgtttttgttccacTCACAAAAATTGAGTATGAGTGTTAGGTTGTTGTTTTCTTGACTCTCAAGATGGAACTTAAGATAACAATGAATGATATTTATCATTTGTTGTATATTGTATATCTGCAAAAAATACTGTGATCTATGATCTACTGAGGTCTAGTTTATATGATATACAGctccctccacaattattggcagccctggttaagatgtgctctttagcttctaataaattcatttttttccaaataatataggaccacaatgaaaaaaagcgtaaaatccaacctttaatacaagtgtatttatttagaaggaaaaaaatcccacattaagaaataattattttacatcaaatcatgtgtgccacaattattggcacccctgatgttaatgctttgtacaacccccttttgctaataaaacagcacctaatcttaccttgtaatgtttcacaagattagagaaaacagaaagagggatcttcgaccattcctctttgcacaaaatctccaaatcgtCCAAcaacctctgcactctcctcttcaactcaccccacaggttttcaatggggttgaggtctgggaactgagatggccatggtaggagctggatacggtgtctggtgaaccatttctgtatagacttggccatatgggccccagccgtggcgcaacgggctggggcacctgcaccgcacgccggcgacccgggttcgattcccgccccgtggtcctttccagatcccacccctgctctctctcccaatcgcttcctgtcattctctctactgtcctgtccaattaaaggcataaaaaagcccaaaaaataacctttaaaaaaaaaaaaaaagacttggccatatgtttagggtcattatcttgctgaaagacccagtgacgacccatcttcagctttcgggcagaggccaccagatttttatttacaatttcctggtatttcaaagcattcatgatgccatgcaccctaacaaggttcccaggccctttggaagagaaacaggcccacagcatcactgatcctcccccatacttcacagtgggcatgaggtgctgttctgcatactcatctttttgttacgccagacccacttagagtggttgttgccaaaaagctctaactttgtctcatctgaccaaagcacacggtcccagttgaaggcccagtaccgctccagacgtttgtgcttatgattttgagtgagaaaggtttttttccgtgcatgcctcccaaacaacttgttggcatgtagatagggcatgatggttgttttggagactttgtgaccccaagatgcaaccatttgatgcaattctgtaacagtgagttttggagatttttttatttctcttaccatcctcctcactgtgcgtggtggcaaaataaacatgcgtcctcttccaggcttgtttaccactgttccagttgttttaaacttcttaacgattcctctgaccatagatatgggcaggtgtctgagtggctattttcttatagccattgccttacttgtgaaggtcaacacacatctgccttacttgaacagtgtgttcctttgtctttcccatgttgaagagaaatggcctctgtgtcatgtcatattgatagcccagggaaacaggatgttaagaattactaattaaatgttcctacatactctgattgactttgtaaactactgtagaaatgacagaaatgacagaaatactttaattacatttatttcctaggaattgttaggagtgccaataattgtggaacaggtgattttatgaagaataattatttctcagtcagggatttttttcccaccttaaaattctcttgagttgaaggttacatttttctacaattttcagtgtgagagtatgcttctacaataaaaaatgtattaattttaaggcttttaacgcacgttaaccaggggtgccaataattgtggagggcgctgtatccCTAATATCTGATTTCTGACTAGTGCCGTATGCTCTGTAGTGATATTGTCTTtctttgtccttctctctctgtgatgtgtATCTCTATTTAGACATTCCAGTCAGTGAGCAGCACACCTGAGACTAAAGCCGTGTCCAGTACCCGTGTTAACCAAAGCCTTTCTTTTGATGCTGTGAAGAAATCTATCTCCTCACTAAAGGGGCAGCTGGAGGATTTCTGCAAAGATGAACTTATGAAGATATCTGCAGCAGGTTGGTCACACTCCTGATATTGTTATTTTATGTTATgatattattttatattattatattttttgatATTGAGCTGAAACTTTTCTGTGTACAATTACATCACATATTTAAGTCAGTGTTATTTATGATCTGATTCTCTCTATCACAATAGTGACTGAAGTCCAGGTTATGTTGCCTGCTGAACCTACAACCAGAGAGGATTTCCTTCAATGTGAGTCTCAGTTCATGCAGCACATTATTCCAAGTCAAGTTTCATAAAAAAGTTCAACATTTCAATATGGGGTTTTCAGGGGATGGATAGATGAAGCAAAGTATTTTCCAGACAGTCATGCTAGCAGAGCAAGTGTTgcacatttattttgtttagCCACCAGTGCAAATTCCACCATCAGCGTATGTCTTATATGACGTTCTAAGAAGAAGTTGTGTTGTACATCCCACCACACAAATTCCACAATCagtctatgtacagtacatgtcttaAAAGGAGGTTtaggaggagatggagcagatTAGCTGTGTCCCGCTCACATCTATCACCCACTTCATTTAAACTCTCCTCATCAGACGCAGTACTTGCTTTGGTGCCCTGTCCCAACCCACCACCCCCTACACCATCTAGTTTAGCATTGATGTAAATAATGATTCTTCTAGAAACAAGTCAAAGGCACAAGATCATTCAGGAAGATTGGTAAAGCTTAGTCTGTTTGTTCAGCTTCAGAGAAGACATCAGCTGAGAGATGGATAATGAACTCATATAGATCAAACagtaatgtagcctactatagtACAAGACAGGTATTCCAAAGAACCTACATTTCATGGATACTTTAGTCAACCAGCCGTACTGATACACGATTATGTCAGGATGAAAAGAAGAATGCAACAAATCTATAGAGGTAAACACGACACCCTCAGAAATGCATTCATCTTAGTGACAGTGTTTTGTCCTTGGTGGTTCCAGTATGAGAAATGAGAGTGAGATGGACGGATGAGGTGGTGTTGCAGGCTGAACACTAGAGAGTTGATGAAGGAATTCTGAAGGACAGATGTGAGACTCATTAACAGCAGAGCAGATGCAGATGTGTAGATTTAGCCCAGTCCAGCCATTCTGCTGCCAGGGCCAGAGTCCACACAGAAGGGATGTGCTCCAGAGAAGATGGACGGGTCACTGCTGTCCAGTAGCATGCATCATTAAAGCTTCAGTCTGTGATTCTGGCCACACGTTATTATATGAACTGAACAGCCAAACAATGTGCACCCTTCTCTTTGTGCTCCTGGAGCAGCATGTAGATGAGCTGAATGGTGTTTGGAGTGTACAGCAGTGCATAGTGTAGCCAAAGGTggctgcaggagtgtgtgtgtgtctggccctTCAGTATGCTGGGGGTTGTGTAGCCAGGAGAACAGTAGAGGTCTTCTTCATACACATTTATGATTTGagaacacaaagacaaaactagaatacacacatcacacacatatagaggaACCCGACATTCATACACACCTGGGTGAATATATAcaaagtcagtcacacacacacacacacacacacacacacacacacttaacattaAAGcattctgtcttttgtgttgtcttctccttcatcagactcctgtcacttcacactggatccaaacacagcacacaaacaactctgtctgtctgaggggaacaggaggGTGCAGAATTGTGCTCAGGTCCAGCCATATGCTGAtcatccagagagatttgatttcaaacctcaggtgctgtgtagagagggtgtgtctggacgctgctactgggaggttgAGTGGTGTGGGCAGTATGTTGATATAGCAGTCtcatataaaagcatcagcaggaaAGGACGGGTAACTGAGTCTTGGTTTGGACGTAGTGACCAGGCCTGGCTGCTGCGCACCACCAGCTCCAGCCCCCGCTGCTCCTTCTGGCACAATAGTGAAGAGATTaaactccctctagtggccagctctagaataggagtgtatgtggatcacagggcaggaactctggccttctacagcatctctgacacaatgaccctcctgcacagagtccagacCACATTCACCCATACACTCTACCCTGGGTTTTATGTGTATAGTGCGTCATCATCAGTGAAGCTGTTGTGAGTATCGTCAGTTGGGTATTGGTCTGGTATGAGCTGCATGGACTCCTCACAGATACATTGAGGAAAAGGAggggtactgtatgtacagtagtgcAGTGTAACATAAATGTCCAGTTCAGTAAAATGGTCAGTAGAGTATTGTAACGTAAACATTAAAGTTTGCATGTTTGCTTTAAGGTTGTGGTTCACTTCTACTCAACTcttacacaagtgtgtgttaccctTTGCACCCTGACAGTTGTATAAACTAATCAGCTTCAGTTAAGGCAAACAGTTTTGAACTTGTTTCTTATTTTACTACTTTgatacagacaaataaatactaaAACACTCTGAATGTAATCAGCTGTGATTGTAAAGTCAGCGTCTGATTGTCCTGTTTGTCGCTGCAGAAATAAAGGTTTGTTTGCCATAGTGTGTCCTACTGTGTCTCCCTGTTTTGGGCGTTTTTGGCTTGTTCTACACGTTCTTGATCTCTGCTCCCTCCATCAGCCACTTGTACTGTAGCGCTCCTGAATCTCTGCTCCCTCCATCAGCCACTTGTGCTGTAGCGCTCCTGAATCTCTGCTCCCTCCATCAGCCACTTGTGCTGTAGCGCTCCTGAATCTCTGCTCCCTCCATCAGCCACTTGTGCTGTAGCGCTCCTGAATCTCTGCTCCCTCCATCAGCCACTTGTACTGTAGCGCTCCTGAATCTCTGCTCCCTCCATCAGCCACTTGTACTGTAGCGCTCCTGAATCTCTGTATGTattggagaatgtgtgtgtgtgtgtgtgtgtgtgtgtgtgttgtacatcgGCCTGTGACTATGCTAGATGGTAtattaagtgtttgtgtgtatgtgtgtgtgtgtgtgtgcgtgaaagagagagaaagatatgtaTGTtgtacatcagtgtgtgagtatgtgtgtgaaagagaaagagagaggtgtgtattgtacatcagtgtgtgagtatgacgGACGTGTTTCTGAAGGGGCAGGACTCGTTCTGCTGTCCGATCCGTCTGCAGCTGTTGATGGACCCGGTGGCCGTTCCCTGTGGACACAACTCCTGCATGTGCTGCAGCAGCTGCTACTGGGACCAGGACCAGCAGAGATGCTGCTACAGtacagctgcccccagtgcagacAGACGTGCAGGACCAGCAGAGATGCTGCTACAGtacagctgcccccagtgcagacAGACGTGCAGGACCAGCAGagatgctgctgcagctgtCCCCAGtacaaagtgacttacaacatgacaaacatttaagcttttaagagcacttctaacaacaaattaaaaattaGTGTAGCATAgtataattcactggaagtgggttacTTCAGTTAGCATGTAGCTCTAGTTTTAGCAATGGGCTATAGCTATAGGGTAACCTGTGTACCGTACGCTAATTCACTTCCAGTGAAATCACTTCCCTCATTGACTTCTATTCCTCATTTAACCCTCATTGACATCAGATGTCAGATGAGATCAGAGTGGTAAGAGTGGAAAATGCTAAATTAGGAACCGGACTGTGAGAGACCGCAATGGCCAGCTCACGAGTTGGGATGTGAGCTTGGGGATGTTGGTGGAAAATAATGGCCAGGAGATGTAGTTCCAGTTTCAAACAATGGTGTCAAACTATTTATTAGATAATGAAAATGTGCAGAAATAGCAATAGGCTATTATTTATgaaacaaaacacttttaacaaaagaaaacaaaataactaAGGCAATCAGCCATTCAAGGTACTCACACAGAGCATAGAGCTTTACCTCACATCAGgattactgctctctctctctctcccgcgttCGCACGTGATAGATAATTTTACTATGTCtgataaataattttgtatgtttgtgcgcaaataaagacaaggacCAGTGAATTCCAAGGACAACACAATTGTATTAtctttgcaaagagagagaatgatacaaCACAAAATGGTTCATACCAGACTCTGATAATTTTAGTCTGGGGCCTCCTTTTATACCAGGGTTGACGTATCTATACAAGAGTTTACGTATCTAGGGTCTCTAGTTTGCCCTTTGACATGATCACATGGCTAAAACTTGGACAATAAGCCCTGGCCTTTGTCCCACCAAACATGTGTCCGAGAGAACCTTTCAAACAGAACATTATTTCTGaatcaacaacaaatacagaacTTGTGGTCAAGAACTTGGGCCTAGGGAAACTTTCGGTTCCCTTAGATAAATCAGGTAAAAGGGACTACACAACAGTGTTGAAACCTTATCTTGTGCACAAAAGTACAAAGTGTACAAAAACATCTGATTGGCACATTAAGATACAAATGAACAGACCTCTCCATGAAAAAGATGAACCCTCGGCCACAAAGCACgaccacacacagaacacagtctaCACATGCAACTACACTCTTCCCCACTCACGATGGCCAACAATTCCCCCATCCAATGGAAAGGAACACACATACCATCAATCACTGTAGGGGAACATAAATACCCGATCAACAATTGTAACTTGTAATATGCTTTTTCAGATTATCAATATAAATGAGAATACATGTTTCAATAATTTCTCCAACAGCACGGTAGGCTAAAGTCTTTTAGGGATATTTCAGTTTCTCACAGGGACAATTCATAAAATTTCAACAAATTCTGTTGTATAGTTTTATGATGGTTGTTTAcggtttgttattttcttaaTGCTAAAGGGCTTCTCCTCGTGGCCCTGGGTTTTGACCCCTATGTCTATGGTGTCCCATCATAACTCTAAATATCAGAAAGTCTACAGTATGAGCCCAATTCACATTTTGATTTGACGGTGGGACAGCCCTTAACCCCTTCAGAAATGTGTCTCTCTGAGGCGGTGATAGCCGCAGGTCTTCACAAGTCTTCAAGAATTTGCATCTGTGGTTGATACACTTGTGTATTCCTCTGAAAGAACATCACAGTTTGGAAAGTAATTACAAGAGTTACACAATTCAATTACTAAATAAGTGTTATACTGTAGCAATCAATTACAGCTACTGGCATATTACTAAATACTAAATAATTCAGATAGTTGTATTACTTGCTACATTTGCAACAAGGAATCTGTAACCTCACATTTCAAATGTGGATCTGAATCAAGAGGCAGATTCACTAATTAGGATCACTATCGCCATTGTGGCAAGGGTATACATATGGATATGCATATGGGAATAGATGAGTAGAGAAATAATGCACACAATCAAATCTGAGCAAAGCTATCATgagcaaatcaacacaaatatcAATAAACAGTCTTTCATTTCTCACCTTCTGTTTTCACCTGCAGAGAGGTCTGTGAGCCTTGACCTGAAACACCATTCAGAACCATTTGTCTCAGAACAGGGCAGGTGAATAGTCAGATCATTCAGATAATTCCATGAACACATGTTAATcataaatcataatcataaagtGTTATCTTTTCAGACAGTGGGCTAAACTGTGCTAGTTAGCCTACTGTCCAGAGCTTTATTTGAGTGCATGAATTCCATGTATTGTGTTTATCCGAACAGAATATAAGCagataaaaacataaacaaacaatctcGTTTTCACTGTTGTGTCATGCCTATTGTATGGCCCAGTGTCACATAATCATCTGTTAGGCCTACAACTCCACTGGAATTCAATCTCAAAATGACAGTTTTGGTAGGAATCAGCCCTGCAGAGTTTTTTTTACCATATGTCAGAGTTAAATAGCATAGCTCACTGTGTGAGTAGTTGTACTATTCTGTAGCTATTGATTTGTCACATGTACCAGTTCAATAGTACTCACTGTGGTAAGAATAACCTAGAGGTCTCAGCTAAATCTTTAAGTGAACTCAGTGCTATTTCACCTGTTTGGGTCCTCCTCCACATGATAAAGCCAAAGACTCCAGCAAGACACAGTAACCCAGCAGCAGTAAGCACGGAGGACACTATGGAGGTGGTGACTGAATCCCACTCATGAtctgcccagagagagagagagagagagagagagagagagagagagattttattgttatttgagaGAAAGTTATTTTATTACGTAACTATGTTGATTACAGAAAGTAGTTCAAGccagaaagggagaaaagaaagaaaaacaaaaaagggtAAAATAATGTGACATAAATAAATAGCATCTGTAGGGTCTTCGAGAGGTACCCAGAGAACGAAAACTACAAACTACACTATAAAGCACAGATCCAATATTCAATATTTGTACACCAATAATACCTAAACTGATGTCCAGCTTGTTGTCCAGGCTGAGGTGTTCAGCTGTGCAGGTGTAGTGGTGATGCTGTAGTTCCTCTGCGCTGACCTCCAGGCTCTTCCTCATCTGGTACGTCTCATCTCCATTAGGTAGCAGCTCCCCCCCAGTGACCTGGTGGTCAGACACAGACTGGCCGTCTCTGAGCAGGGTCAGGTTGATGTGACGGGGGTAGAAACCAGTGGCCAGGCAGGTCACTTTGGTCCCTCCAGAGTCTGGGAGTGTCTTCTGGAGCAGCCTGACTCTGGGCTTCACTGTGAAATGttgtcatacatacagtacagtagtcatCCTTAAAATGTTAAAGGAGAATGCAATACTGAATCTCAATAATGTCCACAGAGTACTGaggtgttatatatatatatatatatatataggctatcttACTCTTTTTATGAACAcggttcttctctctctccttgtattTCTTCAGGAGGTTAATGCAGTGGGGATGGAATAATGCATAAGCTATATGCACACCCCCAGGCCAGGTATTGTCCATTGTGTCTGGCCACACCCAGTCAGTATGAAGGCTGTCAGATTGTGGATCGTAATAGCGGGCATCTCCAGCCTCCCCGTTGAATGCGTCTTTGCTCATTAAAGTTCCTACGTCGTCATTTCCCTCTAACTGACATCCCGCAGCTCTCTGTAGCACATGAACACCTCAGGAATCACAAGAAACACAGGTGTTGGGACATTACAATCCGCAGCAGTAGTTTTGACCggtttcatcacacacacaaacttttattttcatttctctttgCATTTCTAATTTATTATTCAAAATAAGAAGCTCCATCTCACTACACTTTCTACACAATAACTGTTGTTTAATATTTTAACTCACTGTTTGTGTGGTTCAGAATCTGTGTCAGATAAGAGACTCTATTTTTCATAAGTCTGTAGTTGAATGCCAACTGAGGGGTATATGCCAGGTCTGTGGCATCGGGTGGTATCTCTGTGCCATTCACACCTCTGTTTACAAGCTTGTTGTCATTTGAGTTGTAGTATCCAATCGGAATGTCATCCAGCATAAATATAGTCTGGAATTCTGGGAATGGAGTCTCGCCATTTATAAATGTATGAAACATCCAGAAAGAATGAGAACCTGTAGAAGAAAAGGTGTATAAACTTGGTGAAATGCAGAGTGGTAGAGTGGGCCACcattaaaaataaatagataaataaataataataataaaatatatatatatatatataatcaatGTTTCTTGTCTTTATAATACCATACTGTCTTCCCATTAAATTAATGTATGTTGTCTTGTGATGGTGAAGTGAATGTTTTTGCAACAGGCTAAACGAGCAATAGcctttttttcaaataaaattTATATGTGGGCTGTAGCAAGCTCTGAGAAAAAATAAGCAATATGTTCTTCACTAAGGTAACAAGTCACCCGATCAATATCATGGTTGATTGTATTTAGAGAAAACGATCAGTATCTTGCTGCGAAACATTAAATGGCCATATGCCTATACAATAGCATAGCATAATGGGTTAGGCATAAGACAAAAATCACAATTCTgggtggacacagacacagcctacCTAATATGGACGTAAAATGAAACAGAAAGTTGTTGACTTGAAGCACAGTTTGAAAAAGTCTGTTCGCTGAGATAAGCCTACACATTATTCATGTGAGATGGTccacaataataatgatagggGCCTAAATGATCATGTTTTTGCATGACTTGTTTCATTTTTACCCTCCAAATGGAACAAAGGGGTCATGCACTTTTGTTAGATTTGTGTATGTGACGCAAAGACACACTTTCATGTTTCCAGACTTGCATGCCCAATGTTAAATTTAAGTTAACATGGGTGTATAGAGTATGCAGAATTGGTGTATATCGGGTAAGTACTGTAGCTTTACTGTTTGCTTGAGTGGTTGTAATTAGCCCAATGTCCATTTATTCATCTTCAGCTCTAAAAAAAAGTCAGAtttttaaattgtgtgtgtgcgtgtgtgtgtgtgtgtgtgtgtgtggggggggggggggccttccTGATTGCCTTCAGATTAAGTGCAAGTTAACTAGTACGCGACAAAACCCCCTGGAGTTCCTGTAATGTTTCTGTTTCAGCTGCTGTTtcaactgactgactgagatTGCGCAGTAATGACAAAAAGATTACTACTGTATGCCACTTCCACTAGTTCACATTTGTTCTTTGACAAAAAGTAGATTTAGATTGTTTAACATTAATCACTCTTCTAAAGTACAGCTAGTTGTTTTGAAGTTAACAGATGGTCAAAACAACTACAATGTGCAGTTAATCTTTAACTTTACAGTTTCTGTAAAGATTAACTTATCTTTCTATCCATGAGGCTTCAATTTACGTGTATAGCCTGCGATAGAACTTGGCTAGAGGTAACAATGTAATCAGATGACATCATATAAAACAGAGCGCTAAAAACAGTGCATATGAACTTATATAGGTGAATTTTCCACAGCTGTCAATGCTTCTCCAACATTGTTTGCACCTCCAACAACATGGTTTTGAGTGGTGTGTGAAGTAAGCTTGTGTTAAAGAATCCAGACGAAGGCGGCAgaataccagtgtgtgtgtgaataccaaAATGTCACGAGCAAATCCCCTGAGTGTACCAATCAGTGCAGTGTTTTAAATAATCTATGAAAGCAGCCTTACCTGATTTCAAAGTCAAGAAC contains:
- the LOC134088460 gene encoding major histocompatibility complex class I-related gene protein-like — translated: MSKDAFNGEAGDARYYDPQSDSLHTDWVWPDTMDNTWPGGVHIAYALFHPHCINLLKKYKEREKNRVHKKMKPRVRLLQKTLPDSGGTKVTCLATGFYPRHINLTLLRDGQSVSDHQVTGGELLPNGDETYQMRKSLEVSAEELQHHHYTCTAEHLSLDNKLDISLDHEWDSVTTSIVSSVLTAAGLLCLAGVFGFIMWRRTQTGQGSQTSLQVKTEEEYTSVSTTDANS
- the LOC134088452 gene encoding tripartite motif-containing protein 16-like, with translation MADATQSNLDLFTCPVCLDLLRDPVTLHCGHSYCTGCIKDCWDQEDQKGVFSCPQCRQTFTPRPVLNKNNIFAELVEQIRNSRIRPVVPAPVVCAGAGDVECDVCTGRKLKAVKSCLDCLLSYCETHYKVHNDVNPGRKHKMVDATGQLQERICTQHEKPLEIFCRTDQSCVCFLCMVDEHKGHDTVSASAGRKEKQTHLGETQRKCQQRILEREKELQELRKAVETLKSSAQTAVEDSERVFTEMIRSIERRRSEVTELIRGQEKAEVSRADEHLEQLEEEIAELKRRNAELEQLSHTEDHIHFLKTFQSVSSTPETKAVSSTRVNQSLSFDAVKKSISSLKGQLEDFCKDELMKISAAVTEVQVMLPAEPTTREDFLQYSCHFTLDPNTAHKQLCLSEGNRRVQNCAQVQPYADHPERFDFKPQVLCREGVSGRCYWEVEWCGQYVDIAVSYKSISRKGRVTESWFGRSDQAWLLRTTSSSPRCSFWHNSEEIKLPLVASSRIGVYVDHRAGTLAFYSISDTMTLLHRVQTTFTHTLYPGFYVYSASSSVKLL